From the genome of Pseudomonas yamanorum, one region includes:
- a CDS encoding YbbN family protein yields MHTDSEHRPVDGGGSSIVKELHLTDLDIDQQLLGLPGTSLVVFTGDGCSRCRFLHQQLPGWDLPVDRVCWVDAGHNGGAVERYEIFHLPALFVVCDGKFHGILASLTRLTAGDLKQGVQQALKRLPEELP; encoded by the coding sequence ATGCACACGGACTCCGAGCACCGTCCAGTTGACGGCGGTGGCAGCAGTATAGTGAAAGAACTGCACCTTACCGATCTGGATATCGACCAGCAATTATTGGGGCTTCCCGGCACCTCGCTGGTGGTGTTCACCGGTGACGGTTGCTCGCGCTGCCGCTTCCTGCACCAGCAACTGCCCGGTTGGGACTTGCCGGTGGACCGGGTCTGTTGGGTGGATGCTGGCCACAATGGCGGCGCGGTAGAGCGCTACGAGATCTTTCATTTGCCCGCGTTGTTTGTGGTGTGCGACGGGAAATTCCATGGAATATTAGCGTCACTGACGCGTCTGACCGCCGGCGACCTGAAGCAGGGTGTGCAGCAGGCGCTCAAACGACTACCAGAGGAATTGCCATGA
- a CDS encoding PilZ domain-containing protein encodes MGRFFPHPDDVAVELTQRPISGISRQRLHTIGLGGVACNYPRAWRQGMAIEMHIPALGQTARYPGYVAWCRKAENGYRVGITFTDEQALFGARMGEQVCQIERYCRLHEGSGPTPWQSEALAREWVTRHAGEFSHEAFVQPALD; translated from the coding sequence ATGGGTCGTTTCTTTCCTCACCCTGATGATGTCGCTGTCGAATTAACCCAACGTCCCATTTCCGGCATTTCCCGCCAACGGCTGCACACTATCGGCCTGGGCGGCGTCGCATGCAATTACCCACGCGCCTGGCGCCAAGGCATGGCCATCGAGATGCATATCCCTGCACTGGGCCAGACAGCCCGCTATCCGGGCTACGTAGCGTGGTGCCGCAAAGCTGAAAACGGTTACCGCGTCGGTATTACCTTTACCGATGAACAGGCCTTGTTCGGTGCGCGGATGGGTGAGCAAGTGTGCCAGATCGAACGCTACTGCCGCCTCCACGAAGGCTCCGGGCCGACACCCTGGCAAAGCGAAGCCCTGGCCCGGGAATGGGTCACGCGCCATGCCGGCGAGTTCTCCCATGAGGCTTTTGTGCAGCCAGCGCTGGATTAA
- a CDS encoding 3-deoxy-7-phosphoheptulonate synthase encodes MADLPINDLNVESNETLITPDQLKREIPLSDAALQTVTKGREVIREILDGTDHRLFVVIGPCSIHDLKAAHEYAERLKVLAAEVSDTLYLVMRVYFEKPRTTVGWKGLINDPYLDDSFKIQDGLHIGRQLLLDLAEMGLPTATEALDPISPQYLQDLISWSAIGARTTESQTHREMASGLSSAVGFKNGTDGGLTVAINALQSVSSPHRFLGINQEGGVSIVTTKGNAYGHVVLRGGNGKPNYDSVSVALCEQALNKAKIKPNIMVDCSHANSNKDPALQPLVMENVANQILEGNQSIIGLMVESHLNWGCQAIPKDLADLQYGVSITDACIDWAATETTLRSMHAKLKDVLPKRQRG; translated from the coding sequence ATGGCTGATTTACCGATCAACGACCTTAACGTCGAATCCAACGAGACCCTGATCACACCCGATCAGCTCAAGCGCGAAATCCCCCTGAGCGACGCTGCCCTGCAGACCGTCACCAAGGGCCGCGAAGTCATCCGTGAGATTCTCGACGGCACCGACCACCGCCTGTTCGTGGTCATCGGGCCGTGCTCGATCCATGACCTCAAGGCTGCCCACGAATACGCCGAGCGCCTGAAGGTGCTGGCGGCAGAAGTGTCCGACACCTTGTACCTGGTGATGCGCGTCTATTTCGAGAAGCCGCGTACCACCGTCGGCTGGAAAGGCTTGATCAACGACCCGTACCTGGACGACTCCTTCAAGATCCAGGATGGCCTGCACATCGGTCGTCAACTGCTGCTGGACCTCGCGGAAATGGGCCTGCCGACGGCAACCGAAGCCCTGGACCCGATTTCCCCGCAGTACCTGCAAGACCTGATCAGCTGGTCGGCGATTGGTGCACGTACCACCGAATCCCAGACTCACCGGGAAATGGCTTCCGGCCTGTCTTCGGCCGTGGGTTTCAAGAACGGTACCGACGGCGGCCTGACGGTGGCGATCAACGCCCTGCAGTCGGTGTCCAGCCCGCACCGTTTCCTGGGTATCAACCAGGAAGGTGGCGTGTCCATCGTCACCACCAAGGGCAACGCCTACGGTCACGTGGTACTGCGCGGCGGCAACGGCAAGCCCAACTATGATTCGGTCAGCGTGGCCCTGTGCGAACAGGCGCTGAACAAGGCGAAGATCAAGCCGAACATCATGGTCGATTGCAGCCACGCCAACTCCAACAAGGACCCGGCTCTGCAACCGCTGGTGATGGAGAACGTGGCCAACCAGATTCTGGAAGGCAACCAGTCGATCATCGGCCTGATGGTCGAAAGCCACCTGAACTGGGGCTGCCAGGCGATTCCAAAGGATCTGGCCGACCTGCAATACGGCGTGTCGATCACCGATGCCTGCATCGACTGGGCTGCCACCGAGACCACCTTGCGCAGCATGCATGCCAAGCTCAAGGACGTGTTGCCCAAGCGCCAACGCGGCTGA
- a CDS encoding GNAT family N-acetyltransferase produces MSEALSIHHDQAGHQFETNVDGHRAYLTYMDLGKQTLDIYRTFVPNALRGRGIAAALTEEALKFAEEAGYTVIPSCSYVERYMERHQRHAAKL; encoded by the coding sequence ATGAGCGAGGCGTTGTCCATCCACCATGACCAGGCTGGTCATCAGTTCGAGACCAATGTGGACGGTCATCGTGCCTATCTGACCTATATGGACCTTGGGAAGCAGACCCTGGATATCTATCGCACCTTCGTGCCCAACGCATTGCGAGGCCGTGGCATTGCTGCCGCGCTCACCGAAGAAGCGTTGAAGTTCGCCGAAGAGGCAGGTTATACGGTGATCCCGTCCTGCTCCTACGTGGAGCGTTACATGGAGCGCCACCAGCGCCATGCCGCAAAGCTGTGA
- the oprI gene encoding outer membrane lipoprotei OprI, producing the protein MNNVLKFSALALAAVLATGCSSVSKETEARLTATEDAAARSQARADEAYRKADEALAAAQKAQQTADEANERALRMLEKASRK; encoded by the coding sequence ATGAACAACGTTCTGAAATTCTCTGCTCTGGCTCTGGCCGCAGTTCTGGCTACCGGTTGCAGCAGCGTCTCCAAAGAAACCGAAGCTCGTCTGACTGCAACTGAAGACGCAGCAGCTCGCTCCCAGGCTCGTGCAGACGAAGCCTATCGTAAAGCTGATGAAGCTCTGGCTGCTGCTCAAAAAGCACAACAGACTGCTGACGAAGCTAACGAGCGCGCTCTGCGCATGCTTGAAAAAGCAAGCCGCAAGTAA
- a CDS encoding L,D-transpeptidase family protein, with protein sequence MLSRLSAVTCCLSLAALCAAGPAAALQLPLPPPGEDIVGQVQVIKAKYEDTFADLGTTYDLGYSEMVAANPGVDAWLPGAGTEIVLPTRFILPPGPREGIVINLAEYRLYYYPKGQNVVYTFPLGIGREGWGSPVAHTTITGKIPNPTWTPPASIKAEHAANGDPLPNVVPAGPDNPLGPFKFTLGTPGYLIHGSNMKFGIGTRTSHGCFRMFNNNVLEMADMVPVGTSVRIINDAYKFGAAGGKVYLEAHTPLNDDGTPSVVDKHTAVINALLKREDLSSNLRVNWDQVRDVVAAEDGIPTEIGVPGGAPMVSSTPVDLQQ encoded by the coding sequence ATGTTGTCGCGCCTTTCCGCCGTCACCTGCTGCCTGTCTCTTGCTGCGCTCTGCGCGGCTGGTCCTGCTGCAGCCTTGCAGTTGCCTTTGCCGCCACCGGGTGAAGATATCGTTGGCCAGGTCCAGGTGATCAAGGCCAAGTACGAAGATACCTTCGCTGACCTGGGCACTACCTACGACCTGGGTTATTCGGAAATGGTCGCGGCCAACCCGGGCGTCGATGCCTGGTTGCCGGGAGCGGGTACCGAGATCGTGTTGCCGACGCGCTTCATCCTGCCGCCCGGCCCCCGTGAAGGCATCGTGATCAACCTGGCGGAATACCGGCTCTATTACTACCCCAAGGGCCAGAACGTGGTGTACACGTTCCCGTTGGGGATTGGCCGTGAAGGCTGGGGTTCGCCAGTGGCTCACACCACCATCACGGGCAAGATCCCGAACCCCACCTGGACCCCGCCTGCCTCGATCAAGGCCGAACACGCCGCCAATGGCGACCCGTTGCCCAACGTGGTGCCGGCCGGCCCGGACAACCCGTTGGGGCCGTTCAAGTTCACTCTGGGCACGCCCGGCTACCTGATCCACGGCTCCAACATGAAGTTCGGCATCGGTACCCGTACCAGTCACGGATGCTTCCGCATGTTCAACAACAACGTGCTGGAAATGGCCGACATGGTGCCGGTAGGGACGTCTGTGCGGATTATCAACGATGCCTACAAGTTTGGCGCAGCCGGTGGCAAGGTCTACCTGGAAGCGCATACGCCGTTGAACGATGATGGCACTCCATCGGTCGTCGACAAGCACACTGCGGTGATCAACGCGTTGCTCAAGCGTGAAGACCTGTCCAGCAACCTGCGGGTCAACTGGGACCAGGTGCGTGACGTCGTTGCGGCTGAAGACGGTATCCCGACGGAAATCGGCGTGCCCGGTGGGGCGCCTATGGTGTCGAGTACGCCGGTCGATCTGCAGCAATAA
- a CDS encoding arylesterase, giving the protein MRMWFLSAGLALMCMAQNAAAGTVLIVGDSISAGFGLDTSKGWVALLGQRLKSEGFDDKVVNASISGDTSAGGLARLPAALAEHKPDLVIIELGGNDGLRGQPPAQLKQNLASMIDQSKASGAKVLLLGMQLPPNYGPKYTTAFAQVYGDLAKEKSVPLVPFFLEGVGGHPELMQADQLHPAVGAQGKLLENVWPTLKPLL; this is encoded by the coding sequence ATGCGAATGTGGTTTTTGAGTGCTGGCCTGGCCTTGATGTGCATGGCCCAGAACGCAGCGGCGGGTACAGTCCTGATCGTTGGGGATAGTATCAGTGCCGGTTTCGGGCTGGATACCAGCAAAGGGTGGGTAGCGTTGTTGGGACAACGGCTCAAGAGCGAAGGTTTCGACGATAAAGTGGTCAACGCCTCCATCAGCGGCGACACCAGTGCCGGAGGCCTGGCGCGGCTGCCGGCGGCGCTTGCAGAGCATAAGCCGGACCTGGTGATCATTGAGCTGGGCGGCAATGACGGTCTGCGTGGGCAGCCACCCGCGCAATTGAAACAAAATCTTGCATCGATGATCGACCAGTCCAAGGCCAGCGGTGCCAAGGTGCTGCTGTTGGGCATGCAGTTGCCGCCTAACTACGGCCCGAAATACACCACTGCGTTTGCGCAGGTTTACGGGGATCTGGCCAAGGAAAAAAGCGTCCCGCTGGTACCCTTTTTCCTTGAAGGCGTCGGCGGCCATCCCGAGTTGATGCAGGCTGACCAATTGCACCCGGCGGTTGGCGCGCAGGGCAAGTTGCTGGAAAATGTCTGGCCAACGCTAAAACCACTGCTATGA
- a CDS encoding ABC transporter ATP-binding protein has translation MGASILTARTLSKVVPSAEGELTILHELSLELNKGDSLAIVGASGSGKSTLLGLLAGLDLPSSGEVTLAGQALSTLDEDQRARIRAEHVGFVFQSFQLLDSLNALENVMLPLELDGRKDARERARHLLERVGLGQRLTHSPRQLSGGEQQRVAIARAFAAEPDVLFADEPTGNLDSHTGERISDLLFELNKESGTTLVLVTHDERLAHRCRRLIRLEAGLMVAPLEP, from the coding sequence ATGGGCGCAAGCATTCTCACCGCGCGAACCCTTAGCAAAGTGGTTCCCAGCGCGGAAGGTGAACTGACTATCCTGCACGAACTGAGCCTGGAACTGAACAAGGGCGATAGCCTGGCTATCGTCGGCGCCTCCGGTTCCGGCAAATCCACCCTCCTCGGCCTGCTGGCCGGCCTCGACCTGCCGAGCAGTGGCGAAGTCACCCTCGCCGGCCAAGCCCTGAGTACTCTCGACGAAGACCAGCGCGCGCGCATCCGCGCCGAGCACGTGGGATTTGTGTTCCAGTCCTTCCAGTTGCTCGACAGCCTCAATGCCCTGGAAAACGTGATGCTGCCGTTGGAACTGGATGGCCGCAAGGACGCCCGCGAACGGGCCAGGCACCTGCTGGAGCGCGTCGGCCTGGGCCAGCGCCTCACCCATTCACCGCGCCAACTCTCGGGTGGCGAGCAGCAACGGGTAGCGATTGCCCGGGCGTTTGCCGCCGAACCGGACGTGCTGTTTGCCGATGAACCCACCGGCAACCTCGACAGCCACACTGGCGAGCGCATCAGCGACCTGTTGTTCGAACTCAACAAAGAGAGCGGCACGACCCTGGTGCTGGTGACCCATGACGAGCGCCTGGCCCACCGTTGCCGCCGCCTGATCCGTCTTGAAGCCGGCCTGATGGTCGCGCCCCTGGAGCCTTGA
- a CDS encoding ABC transporter permease codes for MARLPLLRLFSLALRQLLRDARAGELRVLFFALLVAVAASTAIGYFGARLNGAMMLRATEFLAADLVLEGSSPARTEQIQSGTELGLQHARVVEFSSVIATDNGIQLSSIKAVNDEYPLRGELKSAAEPFGKETTGGSPKPGEAWVEARLLTALGLKIGDSIDVGMKTLRLARVLTYEPDRAGNFYSLTPRVMINLADLEATGVVQPGSRVSYRDLWRAPQGGTVLQTYRDLIKPGLAANQRLQDARDGNQQIGGALGKAERYLNMASLVAVLLSGVAVALSANRFASRRFDASALLRCLGLSRRETMLLFSLQLTVLGLLASLTGALLGWLAQLGLFALLHDLLPADVPPGGLLPAIAGIGTGLVALAGFALPPLAALGRVPPLRVLRRDLLPIPSSTWMVYGAALFALGLIMWRLSLDLVLTFALLGGGVIAALVLGGLLLLLLQSLRHLLARASLPWRLGLGQLLRHPLAAAGQSLAFGLILLSMGLIALLRGELLDTWQNQLPKDAPNYFALNILPADKDTFGARLLELQAQSAPLYPVVPGRLISINGAPVQEIVSKDSSGDRAVQRDLSLTWAADLPPGNKLTAGSWWTAQPTDEIPGVSVEAKVADSLKLKLNDHLIFTVGGENREARVTSLREINWDNFQPNFFMIFQPGTLKDLPATYLTSFYLAPGHDQQIVDLSRAFPAVTILQVEALLEQLRSILAQVTLAVEYVLLFVLAAGMAVLFSGLQATLDERIRQGALLRALGAERKLLVKARRIEFGLLGAVSGLLAALGTELVTLVLYRYAFDLTWHPHPWLLLLPVIGAVLIGGAGVFGTRRALNASPLTVLREG; via the coding sequence ATGGCACGCTTGCCCTTGTTGCGCCTGTTCAGCCTTGCCCTTCGCCAGCTGCTGCGCGATGCCCGCGCCGGCGAACTGCGTGTGCTGTTCTTCGCCCTGCTGGTGGCCGTCGCCGCCAGCACCGCCATCGGTTACTTCGGTGCACGCCTGAATGGCGCCATGATGCTGCGCGCTACGGAATTCCTCGCGGCCGACCTGGTGCTGGAAGGCAGCTCACCCGCCCGTACCGAGCAAATCCAGAGTGGCACCGAACTGGGATTGCAGCACGCCAGGGTCGTGGAGTTCTCCAGCGTTATTGCCACCGACAATGGCATCCAGCTGTCCAGCATCAAGGCGGTCAACGACGAGTATCCGTTGCGCGGCGAACTGAAGAGCGCCGCCGAGCCCTTCGGCAAGGAAACCACCGGCGGTTCGCCCAAGCCCGGCGAAGCCTGGGTGGAAGCACGGTTGCTGACAGCGCTGGGCCTGAAAATCGGCGACAGCATCGACGTCGGCATGAAGACCCTGCGCCTGGCCCGCGTACTGACCTACGAGCCGGACCGTGCCGGCAACTTCTATAGCCTGACACCCAGGGTGATGATCAACCTGGCCGATCTCGAGGCCACCGGCGTGGTGCAGCCCGGCAGCCGCGTCAGTTATCGCGACCTCTGGCGCGCGCCCCAAGGCGGCACCGTACTGCAAACCTATCGCGACCTGATCAAGCCCGGCCTGGCTGCCAACCAGCGGCTGCAGGATGCGCGCGACGGCAACCAGCAGATCGGCGGCGCCCTGGGCAAGGCCGAACGTTACTTGAACATGGCCAGCCTGGTGGCAGTGCTGCTCTCCGGCGTGGCAGTGGCACTCTCGGCGAACCGCTTCGCCAGTCGACGCTTTGATGCCAGTGCCTTATTGCGCTGTCTCGGACTGTCCCGGCGCGAGACCATGTTGCTGTTCAGCCTGCAATTGACCGTGCTGGGGCTGCTGGCCAGCCTGACCGGCGCCCTGCTCGGCTGGCTGGCGCAATTGGGCCTGTTTGCGCTGTTGCATGACCTGCTGCCGGCGGACGTTCCACCTGGTGGGCTGTTGCCAGCGATTGCCGGGATTGGTACAGGGCTGGTCGCCCTCGCCGGTTTCGCCCTGCCGCCATTGGCCGCACTGGGGCGCGTGCCACCGCTGCGGGTACTGCGACGCGACCTGCTGCCGATCCCTTCCAGCACCTGGATGGTCTACGGTGCCGCGCTGTTCGCCCTGGGCCTGATCATGTGGCGCTTGAGCCTCGACCTGGTGCTGACCTTCGCCCTGCTGGGTGGCGGCGTGATTGCTGCACTGGTTCTCGGCGGTCTGCTCCTGCTCCTGTTGCAAAGCCTGCGGCACCTGCTGGCCCGGGCCTCCCTGCCCTGGCGCCTGGGGTTGGGCCAGTTGCTGCGTCATCCCTTGGCGGCAGCGGGCCAGTCCCTGGCATTCGGGCTGATCCTGTTGTCCATGGGCTTGATCGCGCTGCTGCGTGGCGAATTGCTGGACACCTGGCAAAACCAGTTGCCCAAGGACGCTCCCAATTATTTCGCGCTGAACATCCTGCCCGCCGACAAAGACACCTTCGGCGCACGCCTGCTGGAATTGCAGGCACAGTCTGCACCGCTGTATCCGGTAGTGCCGGGCCGATTGATCAGCATCAATGGCGCCCCGGTGCAGGAGATCGTCAGCAAGGATTCCAGCGGCGATCGTGCGGTACAGCGCGACTTGAGCCTGACCTGGGCCGCCGACCTGCCGCCAGGCAACAAGCTGACGGCGGGTTCCTGGTGGACGGCGCAACCCACCGACGAGATTCCCGGCGTCTCGGTGGAGGCCAAGGTCGCTGACAGCCTGAAACTCAAGCTCAACGATCACCTGATCTTCACCGTCGGCGGGGAAAACCGTGAAGCGCGGGTTACCAGCCTGCGGGAGATCAACTGGGACAACTTCCAGCCGAACTTCTTCATGATCTTCCAGCCAGGCACCTTGAAGGACCTGCCCGCCACCTACCTGACCAGCTTCTACCTGGCGCCCGGCCATGACCAGCAGATCGTCGACCTGTCCCGGGCCTTCCCGGCGGTGACCATCCTGCAAGTGGAGGCACTGCTTGAACAGCTGCGCAGCATCCTGGCCCAGGTCACCCTGGCGGTTGAGTACGTGCTGTTGTTTGTCCTGGCTGCGGGGATGGCTGTGTTGTTCTCCGGGCTCCAGGCAACCCTCGATGAGCGAATTCGCCAAGGTGCCCTGCTGCGGGCGCTGGGAGCAGAGCGCAAGTTGCTGGTCAAGGCGCGGCGTATCGAGTTCGGGCTGTTGGGCGCGGTCAGCGGCCTGTTGGCGGCGTTGGGTACGGAACTGGTGACACTGGTGCTGTATCGCTACGCGTTCGACCTGACCTGGCACCCGCATCCGTGGCTGTTGCTGCTGCCGGTGATCGGTGCCGTGCTGATCGGCGGAGCCGGTGTGTTCGGCACTCGCCGCGCACTGAACGCCAGCCCGCTGACGGTGCTGCGCGAGGGCTGA
- the greB gene encoding transcription elongation factor GreB translates to MSTKLITKEGHEALKKELDYLWREKRPDTTRKVTWAASLGDRSENADYQYNKKLLREIDRRVRYLRKRLEDMRVVEYMPEQEGKVFFGAWVEIENEQGETKRFRIVGYDEIYERMDYISIDSPMARALLRKEVDDEALVQTPSGEVCWWITAIEYVK, encoded by the coding sequence TTGAGCACCAAGCTGATTACCAAAGAAGGTCATGAAGCCCTGAAAAAGGAGCTTGATTACCTGTGGCGAGAAAAGCGTCCTGACACCACCCGTAAAGTCACGTGGGCCGCCTCCCTGGGGGACCGGAGCGAAAACGCTGACTACCAGTACAACAAGAAGCTGCTGCGGGAAATTGATCGCCGGGTGCGCTATTTGCGTAAGCGCCTTGAAGACATGCGCGTGGTGGAGTACATGCCGGAGCAGGAAGGCAAGGTGTTTTTCGGCGCTTGGGTGGAGATTGAGAACGAGCAGGGTGAAACCAAGCGGTTTCGCATCGTCGGTTACGATGAGATCTATGAACGCATGGACTACATCTCTATCGACTCACCCATGGCGCGTGCGTTGTTGCGCAAAGAGGTGGATGACGAGGCGCTCGTGCAGACTCCAAGCGGCGAAGTGTGCTGGTGGATCACCGCCATCGAATATGTGAAGTGA
- a CDS encoding ABC transporter ATP-binding protein, which yields MIEITSLTKKMGGKNIVHDFSFNVQPQECLGLFGNDGAGKTTIVKMIAGSILPSSGHVKVFGNDIVLNTLQAKKITGYQPEQCLSHGTMSVKGFLSFIADIRGFRGAEKRKMIDRAAARLELCRILKYPIETLPAGLKRKVAIAQAILHDPRLLLLDEPTEGLNADQKHKVRMLIKSLADEMTIIVASRTPEALTGICNRAVVVADGRLVADTSLPELQRSSRHYQAVTLAADTPLDLLALAVLPGVAGIEEDRETPGTVTVLAMPGQTIYPHINALITHRRWKINALNLEPGRLDDVIHHMSQEASV from the coding sequence ATGATCGAGATAACGAGCCTGACAAAAAAGATGGGCGGGAAAAACATCGTCCACGACTTTTCATTTAATGTCCAACCTCAGGAATGCCTGGGATTATTTGGAAATGATGGTGCGGGGAAAACAACTATCGTCAAAATGATAGCAGGCTCGATTCTCCCCTCTTCAGGGCATGTAAAAGTATTCGGTAACGATATTGTCCTCAATACACTCCAGGCGAAGAAAATCACCGGCTACCAGCCAGAACAATGCCTGAGCCATGGCACAATGAGCGTAAAGGGCTTTCTCAGCTTTATTGCCGACATACGCGGATTCCGCGGCGCAGAAAAGCGCAAGATGATTGACCGCGCGGCCGCACGGCTTGAACTTTGTCGGATACTCAAATACCCCATCGAAACCCTCCCGGCAGGGTTGAAACGCAAAGTAGCCATCGCTCAGGCAATCCTGCATGACCCCCGCCTGCTGTTGCTCGATGAGCCAACGGAAGGTCTGAATGCCGACCAGAAACACAAAGTCAGAATGCTCATCAAGTCGCTGGCCGACGAAATGACGATCATCGTCGCGTCCCGCACGCCCGAAGCGTTGACCGGCATTTGTAATCGGGCGGTGGTCGTCGCCGACGGTCGATTAGTGGCAGACACGTCCTTGCCCGAACTGCAGCGCAGTTCCCGGCATTACCAGGCAGTCACCCTTGCAGCCGACACGCCGCTGGACCTGTTGGCACTGGCGGTATTACCCGGGGTCGCCGGCATCGAGGAAGACCGCGAGACGCCCGGCACAGTGACCGTACTCGCCATGCCGGGGCAAACCATTTACCCCCATATCAACGCACTGATCACCCACCGCCGCTGGAAAATAAATGCCCTGAACCTGGAGCCTGGACGCCTGGATGACGTCATCCATCACATGAGCCAGGAGGCTTCGGTTTGA
- a CDS encoding ABC transporter permease, with amino-acid sequence MKLLPVIIKRQLASYFSAPVTYLSTAAFLTAAAVVGLHTSQLLEQNSVDLHGFFQLHPWLYLLLTPVLSTQLWADEHTAGSVDFLSTLPITGFERVVGKFLAAWITSGIALILTFPMVVTVNYFGNPDNAVIASQYFGSWLLAGSYLSVGGFICTLTNHRIIIFTVTLCLLLVASELSSILDAIEHQAPIWLIDRITSLSPSTRFDAIDQGVLALQDSLYFISIIVAFLAMTTIALNVRNR; translated from the coding sequence TTGAAACTTCTACCGGTCATCATCAAGCGTCAACTGGCCAGTTACTTTTCCGCGCCCGTCACTTACCTGAGCACTGCAGCTTTCCTGACAGCCGCCGCCGTAGTTGGCTTGCATACAAGCCAACTACTGGAGCAAAACAGCGTTGACTTACATGGATTCTTCCAACTGCATCCTTGGCTTTATTTGCTGTTGACCCCTGTGCTGTCCACACAACTCTGGGCGGATGAGCACACTGCGGGCTCCGTGGACTTCCTGAGCACCCTGCCCATCACGGGTTTCGAGAGAGTAGTCGGGAAGTTTTTGGCGGCCTGGATTACTTCTGGCATTGCCTTGATATTGACCTTTCCCATGGTTGTCACCGTCAATTACTTTGGAAACCCGGACAATGCAGTCATTGCGTCCCAATACTTTGGAAGTTGGTTATTAGCCGGAAGTTACCTATCGGTGGGCGGTTTTATCTGCACACTGACAAACCATCGGATCATCATATTTACGGTCACCCTGTGTTTGCTGCTGGTCGCGAGCGAACTGTCTTCCATTCTTGATGCCATTGAACATCAAGCCCCGATCTGGCTCATCGACCGCATTACTTCCCTCAGTCCGTCAACACGCTTTGACGCCATAGACCAAGGAGTACTGGCGCTTCAAGACAGTTTGTACTTCATCAGCATCATCGTCGCCTTTCTCGCCATGACGACCATTGCCCTGAACGTCAGAAACCGTTGA